ttctgaagtgaagcgatgcttttgtataagaaaaatatccacatttaaccagttataaagtaaaatatctagcttccgccagaacgccttccgtattcaacttacgggaAAAAAACGTAACTGACATCACACAactttttcgtaagttgaatacgtaAGGTGTAGGACGTAGCGCAAACATTTTGAACAGAGAAAGGCATTACACTTtatttgtaagttgaatacagaaggcggtctggcagatgctagttattttactttataacttgttaaatatggatatttttctaacacaaacgcattgcttcgcttcagaaggcctttattaagcccccggagccatgtggagtaagTTTAAAGCACAAGAAAGTGCATACATCCATTATAAACCTGTCAACCACATTGTCCGACATTATAAAGATTGgacgcatcaggatatttattaatataactcagattgcgtttatcagaaagaagaaattcatatacacctaagatggcttgagtgtgagtaaatcttttggtaatttttattttaaaattaactaatcctttaaatgaatgaaaattaagCTAAAATCAAATCACAGCGAATATGatgcaaacaaaaaaattaaaaaaaaaaaaaaaaaattgaaggtTAGTACCAGTCTGGTTTTCTGGGGGCAAGATTGGCCAGATCCTGAGAGCACAAGTCAAGAGAAAAACAtcttattccaaacttttgacaagtAATGTATTCAAACAGGAAACAGTGATGGTGTCCATATCATGTTTGAGTCTTTGGATTAAGGGAAAATCCACTCACCACTTCCTCAATCACAGGCTCTGGGTTTGCAGCTTCTAGTTGGTCCTTGACCTTGTCCTCCACTACAAGAATATGAAACAAGACCATTAAGACGACCGGTAGGGTAACTCAACACCTGATCACCTGCTGTAACATTATCATCCAGCATGACAATTACAGAAAGGTCATCTTAACTTGCAGGTATAAACATCTGACAATATAATTTAAAGATACAGCCATTAATATTTGTGCCGGTAATCCAGAAGTGTTCTCACCTGATGCAGGTTTTGCTTTGGGCACCTGTCTCTCCTTCAGCTCCTCGTCCTCCGGTGTGTAATTCCTCAGCTTCAGCTCTCTGGAAACATAATAGCAAAACTATTCAATTCACTCACAGTTATGAACAAATGTTTTGTCACTGCCTCCATTATAACCTATTATTAATTCAAGAAGATACTACAAAGGCAATCAAAGGAAACCCCAgaaaccagcaggtggcagtgcaGATAAACATTTAGTTTGGACAATGGGCAGCTGGTGCTATTCGAGTGCTGAATCCAGCCTCTGGCGGCATCCAGAGAGTACATTCGCTCGCAATGTGTACAAAGCCTCCCTTCATCTTTGTAGAACTAGCTAATTAGCATGTAGCACCTGACCATGTCTAGGGACCACAGCTGAGAGAGGTTGAAACAAGCCCAATTATGCCATCACTCAGCCGGCAGGTCTATTAACATCCTTGCAAGTTACAGCAAAATGTGCTGCTGTATCTCCAGGGAGAAACAGAGGGTTCTTCACAGCCTGATCTACAGAAGATGAAGATTTGTTTCAAACTGTCCTATAGGAGACTGAGAATTCATAGCTCATTCGGTCCCTTGAGATGTGTGCCCATTTTGTTCTCATAAAAGGGGCAAAAGCAGGGCCACATTTATCCACCTTATGgatttttaataattcatgatattcgtaaaaatatatttttacagtgaGATTTTTACCACGTGacatttttcaagttttctTGACcatgatataaaaaaaattccataGTGGTGTATTGGAGGTAAAACCgaatcgtttcatgtcttaggacattaatatgtcgtcacaagccgcaaggtttcatttggatttgtctaagcaaggtttattcactcttatagatgaagttcccatcaaccgccattatttgaatgaaagagggcagcggttgcagttaaaaatcatcatttgtgatcgactgaagaaaaaatgtcacctacatcttggatgcactgggggtaagcagataaacatcaaattttcatttttgggtgaactatccctttaacttgtGCACAAAACTGGAATATCACATTAAACATTTGTGCACAAAACAATCccgtgttcaagagaacaaaatcgccTCTTCCCTGGAAAAATACATTGATTCTCAATTCGCAATACAATGAATCTGGATAGATCctgatattttctctctctaatcgattctgagcttagttttaacagcagatggcgctataggctagtttttaactgcACACTCAAATGCTCACATAGAAGAATGCTGGACAGTGATCATGTAAGTGTTTAAATATACTTGAACCTcagctcagaatgcttttatgacgcaaaattaatataaataaccAACTGCGAACACCCTTATAATTTGCTTCAATcttttcaaactttatgaatgattattttaggtttaagtggtgtgtgtaaaggaactggaagcaagcagagtacagctgtttctaaagcacatagagtcgttaaaggtgccatagaattaaaaattgaatttatcttggaatagttaaataacaagagttcagtacatggaaatgacatacagtgagtctcaaacactgttgtttcctcctccttatataaatctcatttgtttaaaagacataacacaacataacaatgactgttacgtaacagtcgggatcattaatatgtacgcccccaatatttgcatatgccagctcatgttcaagcattagacaagggcaagacgtctggatgtgcacagctgaatcatcagattaggtaagcaagcaagaacaacagtgcaaaatggcagatggagcaataataactgacatgatcattgataacatgatatttttagagatatttgtaaattgtctttctaaatgttttgttagcatgttgctaatgtactgttaaatgtggttaaagttaccatcgtttcttactgtattcacggagacaagagcagtcgctattttcattttttaaacacttgcagtctgtataattcataaacacatcttcattctctataaatctctctaacagtgtagcattagccgttagccacggagcactatcaaactcattcagaatcaaatataaacattcaaataaatatcatacttacgcgattagacatgctgcatgacgaacactttgtaaatatccattttgagggttatattagctgtgtgaactttgtttatgcactgctTAAGGCAAGCGATAGCtctgtgggcggggagcgtgagcatttaaaggggccgcagcctaaatcggctcatatttaatgattccccaaaataggcagttaaaaaaaataaatataaaaataaaaatctatggggtattttgagctgaaacttcagacacattcaggggacaccttagactcatattacatcttttaaaaaaacgttctccggcacctttaaaaactaagctcagaatctatttgagagagaatcgcgatatattggaaaatatcagaatcgctCCAGATTCTTTGTATCGCAAATCGAGAAttgatgtattgtcccagccctagaAGCCACTGTGTTTTTTGTACATCATAATTTACCAGCGCCTCAGAGCACACAGACgaaatgcatgttttttatgcacatttttatcatttatgcacatcttggagtttccatccagcattttatatcaaaattcgcaatggatgggtggatggaaaCAGCTATTGATTATAGCAGGTCCACATTCATCACCATCTGATCTAAATGAGAGCCAGTATAGAGTTGTGTCAATGATGTGATGTTCATTTGACTAGTTCTATTGATAATTTGTTCTTCTATGATGAGCATAGTactaaaaaaatcattttaatattttttgaggGACATAAAGTCAAACATGTCATGGTGGTACAACTGCCCTGatattataatgaaaaaaaccctcaaaaatctaatttttgaaggaaaaaaaaaaaaaaaaaatggcataaACTTTTAatattacttcttttttttaagtgtttcaCTGCttatttgtaaaatgtttgtCCTCCAAATCAAAGTCTTGTGGTCCGACCAGCATTCAGAAAATGACAGAGGACCACTGAAGACCCTCATGACTGTGTCGAGGTCAGTAGGTCAATAAGATAAAGTGACCTTTTCATGACTAGGCAAGGTTAGTTCAagttgtaaaatgtcatgtggtgtaacTCCCCACAAAcagattaaattacatttattttcaccttgaaaaatatgttttaaagttTTGGGCAGGAAAACTTGCTAGACCAAAAGACATTTTTGGAGTCATTAAATCAACATGAACacaaaaattatacatttttaaaaaagattttttaagaCGATTCCTCTTCTTTATCTGGACACTcttatttgtcattgacccGGCTACAGCAGGCCCACATTCATCACCACTTGATCTAAATAATTATCTGAAGAGTCAAACCATGTAATTAAATGGACTGGGAACAAACAGACTGTTAATGTCAGCTGTGTCACCACTCCTTTTCAATGGTCTTGGGTGTAGGGTTGTCAAAATCATGCATAATGAAAGGGAAAAAACATGTCATCCAACACAAATCATTGCACCCACTACCTTAATAATACTCAATTTCATAACCAAACCCTCTCAAGGCCCTGGAAAGCGGCGCAAAATATTATGACCCCAAACAAGAGTTTTGAAGCACATTGgaaaaacactcaaaacaacAGACTGAAACAAAGAGCTGGGAACGCCTCCCTGTCCTCAGTTTTCCTGAAAAGACTTCCTGACCACCTGCTGGAACAATACCAGACCACTGGCTTTCCTCATCTACAGAAGAATGGCCAAACAATCCAACACTTTCAGAATGTAAACAGTCGTTTGTCAACCATAAGTGAGCATTTTGAACATCCTGAAGTCCTGAATAACTCGTGGCCAAGGGTTTGGACGCATTGGCTAGAACAATATCCTGTTTTCTAATTTAATCACATACAGAAAGATGGGATTAATGCTCAAGGGAAAAGCTCTTGTGTTCTTGAAGTTCTCAGAGGGCCGGAGCTGAATTAAGGGCCTTGACAGTTTGGTGGAAGGTCTCCCGTTTCTCAGAGCCTACAAAACAACCGAGGGGACCAACATTGGGCTTCCTTCACCCTAAAATAGGCAGCAGTGGAACAGTAAATCCTGGCTGCTGACAAAACTCATTTACAAAGTACAGAAATAACAAATGCAATGTGGCGAGATTGGCTGCTTCTTTGCTTGGGAAAATTCCGATTTGATCTTTCTTGTCCTACTGCTTAAGCTGTGACAAAATACTGTCTGACTCAGGTGAAAGGTTGAGCTTCATTCAAAACCTGAGCAGATATTCATTATCTGACTCACGTCATTTCAGAATTTTGACAGCTTAAACAAAAAACCCAACAAAAGTGGATGTTTCCTCTCATTCAGCCTGGAAATAAATAAGCAGCACTTTCATGCACAATaaagtacactaccattcaaaggtttggggtcagtaagatttttacatATCCGTCAATTATaaaattgagttattcacatattctgtgacaacttatgtaatgtgttttttttttttttttttaagttgtgtatattttgtgactttttttagaaaacagaaAGGTTCTATCTAAAAAAAAGAGtatggaatgcaaaaactttgaagctcaatatctcaaaactgctcagaatgcagagagaaccttataattccaaggtaGCACGTTTCAGAACCAAGTCTCTTacagctgcatttatttgatcataaatacagtaaaaacagtaatattggaaaattattacaatacacaataattgttttctattcaaatacattttaaaatgaaatttatttctatgatggtaaagctgaattttcagcagtcagtcttcagtgtcacaggatcctttagaaataattcgaatatgctgatttgatgcttattattatcaaagttgaaaacagttgtgctgcttaaagggataattcacccaaaaattaaaattttatgtttatctgcttacccccagggcatccaagatgtaggtgactttgtttctcaaatagaacacaaatgatgatttttaactccaaccgttgtcATCTGTCAGTAATATAATAAATTGAAACGGTAacaccatctataagagtcaaaaaaaaaaacatgcacagacaaatccaaattaaaccctacggCTCATGgcgacacactgatgtcctaagacacgaaacgatcggtttgtgtgagaaactgaacagtatttatacaattttttacttctaatacaccactatgtcaaaTTGCGTTCagcatccggttagtgaggtcaaaaaacgtgtTTGAAGCAAATTGAAGCATTGAAGCAAAGCGAGAGACATCATTTCTGTCATCAGAGTGCGATCAGACCTCGCAGTTGGacatgctgaacgcagttggcattttagaggtaaaaaaatgatagaaatactgtttggtttctcgcacaaaccgatcgtttcgtgtcttaagacatcaatgtgtcgtcacgagccacagggtttaatttggatatgtctatgcaagttttatttactcttatagacaagttcccattcactcgcattatttgactgacagacggcaacggttggagttaaaaatcatcatttgtgttctactgaagaaacaaagtcacccacatcttggatgccctgggggtaagcagataaacatcaaattttcatttttgggtgaactatccctttaatatgtttgtggaaactgtgatacatttttttcaggattttatGATAGAAAGTTCAATAGAACCGCATTTGAAATAGGAATATTTgtctactgtcacttttgatcattttaatgtgtacttgctgaataaaagttaattcattcattcttgcttttttcacttttttaccATAAAAACAGATCATAAAATATTTCCCTCTATAACTGGTTTCTGGTATGATAATAATTTTCAAGTATTGCAGCAtaggaaatgtaaaaataagtgTGCTGGGTGGTGAATTACACCTCATTGTTTCCAAGCTGTGTTGCCATTTTAATAATGCATGTTTAAGGAGACACACCTTAAAACATTCTCTCCCAGACAACCTCCCATATCAGCTCCATTTCAAAAACCTCCTCTAAACAAAGTAAAAGCCTTATACTCACAAAAGTGTAGATCTATTAAGTCATAGAGATtaattctgtaatcatttactcgccctcatgtcatttcaaaactGATTTTCTTCTAAAGTACATAAAAGAAGctattttacaaaatgtctcagtgttttgcttttgtcagtgtttggtttccaacattcttcaaaatatcttcttttgtgttccacagaagacagacatacaggtttgaaaggacatgagagtgagtaaatgacgacagattttttcttttcatgTGAACTATGTACTAAGGTAGACGAAGTCCAGATACTGGGTGATGAGGGTTTAGGAACCTTTGCAAACTGTTAATGCCAAACACCTCTTGAGTTCAGGGAGGAGGGAAGCGCAAGGGTTCTGTGAATCTGTAAACAACGGAAAAAAGCAGAGCGCTCGAGGCCTTGGCTTGAGCCTGAAATAGAGCTGAGAGCAAGAGAGGCCTTTACCTCACAGCCCTTCTTAACATCATGTAAACAGTACAGCTTTGTTATTTATTGTCCATTTACAACAGGCAGTCTATTCAACTAAGTCCTATTTGCTTCTAAATAGTGGAACTGAGAATTTAGTTTGGTTCTTTGCAGTGTTCTTCTGTAGAAGTGACACCAAACTTTATATCTGTGTGTTTACCTGTGTCTGTCCTCTGTCTCAGAGTCCTCCAGAGCTTTTTTGCTCGCAGGCTCTCCATCCTCAGGTGCCTGTCCctgtagttaaaaaaaaaaaactggttaaCGTGagcaaaaaaaagcaaaatccAAATGTTGATCCAAAACTAATGACATAcaataaaacacatgaaaaatctCTGATGCACAATGAATCAGAGCCAAAACACGACTGTGCGCATTTAaggaaacataaaaacaaatactCAAACTGGGTTAAAGGGAAATTCCCTGATTTAAAGTTAAAGTCTAACGACATTTGTGGCATTTTGATTAACACTGATAACAATGTTCCTCATTTTTAAGGCAAATCGTGCAGTGACGGTAAGCACTGAATCTAGttatagggtgaattcagggtgattgggacactttttgccattgagatgacttggaaaaaaaatgtcccaaTCAACTTAAATTCACCCCTATGTTATTGTACATAGAGAAGAcaaattatttcattaattttgtTGATTATTTCTGTTATAAGTTACCAGCACAGCTGATCGGTCTGCATgaccaaagaaagaaagaaagaagcagCTTAAACCAACCTAAAACTTGTTTGCTTATCAAGGTTTTTATTACATTCATTGTAAGAGAATGTAGAGGAATCACTGAACTAAACAGGGTACAGAATTCCATTTGTTACACAATCATGTAATGCAGTCAAGTCTGACACAGTGCTTGGGAAAAACAGTATTTGTTTAATGATcattcaaacataaaatacaataataactGAGGCGGAAATGCTAGTATTACTTATAGCTAAACTTCTTTGGATAATAATAAATGCGTAAAAAgacgggggggggggggggggacgaCGACAAAAAAATTACCCAATTTATCAGAATTAATCTTCTTGATGACAACTGAAGCTAAATTGCTCATGAAACAATGTGAAATGCTTAATTGTTTTGCTAACATGCTAACTAAAGCAAATTTGCCACCGAGCGCGCTTTTTTACTCCATGTCTTAcag
The Chanodichthys erythropterus isolate Z2021 chromosome 2, ASM2448905v1, whole genome shotgun sequence DNA segment above includes these coding regions:
- the ccdc12 gene encoding coiled-coil domain-containing protein 12, producing MEKPVGSLQEQALKRKERLKALRDRQFQGQAPEDGEPASKKALEDSETEDRHRELKLRNYTPEDEELKERQVPKAKPASVEDKVKDQLEAANPEPVIEEVDLANLAPRKPDWDLKRDVAKKLEKLERRTQKAIAELIRERLKGSEAELAGAVGAVGMEEGDSD